A DNA window from Tenuifilaceae bacterium CYCD contains the following coding sequences:
- the porU gene encoding peptidase C25 yields the protein MLILCVELGFAQTMLYRNIVWDARTFNENNFLWFENAIYPDPETMIPSYFELIKVENQTSVSNVTVEITDTQWQLLNESEIALIKNFEKFQNQNYSFTIAKETGKEYIELTVPSIRKVQNNQLEKLVSFRIIMDNTDKNSLDKSKNSPKPVKSNSLLSSGKWIKISTDKTGIHKITYAELQSWGLTNLSNISVWGNGGKQLSYMNNQDSPDDLNSIPIYIEKGDDRIFNQDDYILFYAEGPKILSYNSTVGMWTEAQHPYTKEIYYFLTTDQPQNRIAIAPSPTANDTYSTNTYDAIVTFEENDTNLIKSGREWFGETFDLITNRSYDTKLSNPETGSTLKIWLRAAARSSSSSSFTLKANSSSVGYLNLNSVIIGDDLADIASVNSQVYTSTIPDGNLALDLTYNKSNSSSVGWLDFITVNARQKLIYQSSQLMFRDSKSVGTGNVSQFNILNANQSIKIWDVSNINASKQISTLLSGSSLSFKQTTDSLKQFILFEPNNAFSVKFIGNVTNQNLHGLNQPDMVIVTHSNFISQAKELASIHQEKDGLSVAVVTNEEVYNEFSSGNPDVCAIRNLMRMLYQRASNDNEYPRYLLLFGDGSYDNLSTKSNNTNFILTYQSDRSINQTQSYVTDDFFGLLDENEGEASGLLDIGIGRFPVKTTEEADLVLEKIKQYVSTDNIGDWQSKLCFIGDDEDNNTHIQDANTLADYISTNHQEYNVQKIFLDAYKQEITSAGASYPDVTNAINNTINNGTLLVNYTGHGNERWFAHEKVIMLDDVKSWKNFNSLSLFITASCEISRFDDYNLTSTGEWILLSPNGGGIALLSTTRVVYSNPNYVLNYNFLKNLFVRNSTDNSYYALGDLVKITKNLSGTGYNKRNFSLLGDPALKLRNPSYKAELMEINGKPLSEPLDTLKALSEVSLTGSIVDFEGNAANDFNGTLTVTLFDKAKSITTLANDATSYPMTFSSRENILYKGNATVENGQFAINFILPKDINYQYGNGRISLFATNQSETATGSNESIIVGGISDNAAEDNIGPKIEIYLNDENFTDGGICDPNPKFLIKLYDESGINTTGIGIGHDLTATLSSTDEDDQKFTLNNYYQSETNDFTRGTVEYQLSNLSEGVKTLKVKAWDIYNNSSEAEISFNVTSGNKLIIKNFYSYPNPFRDNTSMYFEHNQPDASFNVEIQIYNLAGMLVQKLFYNEQNSGNYRIGPITWDGINYNGSKLGRGMYICKLIVKSSSGDSAHLQQKLIIMK from the coding sequence ATGCTTATTCTTTGTGTAGAATTAGGCTTTGCTCAAACAATGCTATACAGAAACATCGTTTGGGATGCCCGGACTTTTAATGAAAATAACTTCTTATGGTTTGAAAATGCTATATATCCCGATCCAGAGACAATGATTCCTTCGTATTTTGAACTTATTAAAGTTGAAAATCAAACTAGCGTCTCCAATGTAACAGTTGAAATAACAGACACCCAGTGGCAACTGTTGAACGAATCGGAAATTGCACTTATAAAGAACTTTGAAAAATTTCAAAATCAAAACTACAGCTTCACTATTGCAAAAGAAACAGGAAAAGAATACATAGAACTCACGGTTCCATCAATCCGGAAAGTACAAAATAATCAACTAGAGAAATTGGTTTCATTTAGAATTATAATGGACAATACAGATAAAAATAGTTTGGACAAAAGCAAAAATTCACCCAAACCAGTTAAATCAAATTCTCTACTTAGCTCTGGAAAATGGATAAAAATTAGCACCGACAAAACAGGCATTCATAAAATTACATATGCAGAGCTACAATCGTGGGGTCTAACCAATTTATCGAATATTAGCGTTTGGGGAAACGGCGGAAAGCAACTTTCCTACATGAACAACCAGGATTCGCCCGATGATTTGAATTCGATACCTATATATATTGAAAAAGGAGATGACAGGATATTTAACCAAGACGATTACATTCTGTTTTATGCAGAAGGACCCAAAATACTAAGTTACAATTCAACTGTAGGAATGTGGACAGAAGCACAACACCCCTACACAAAAGAAATTTACTACTTTTTAACCACAGACCAACCTCAAAATAGAATAGCAATAGCACCAAGCCCAACAGCAAATGACACATACTCAACAAATACATACGATGCAATTGTTACCTTTGAAGAAAACGATACCAACCTAATTAAATCGGGAAGAGAATGGTTTGGTGAAACTTTCGATTTAATTACGAACCGGAGCTACGATACGAAACTCTCGAACCCTGAAACCGGAAGCACCCTGAAAATTTGGTTAAGAGCAGCTGCAAGATCTTCCTCGTCGAGTAGTTTCACGCTTAAAGCAAACTCATCAAGCGTTGGATACCTTAACCTTAATAGTGTTATTATTGGTGATGATTTGGCAGATATTGCATCGGTTAATAGTCAAGTATACACAAGCACTATTCCAGATGGAAATCTCGCCCTAGACCTAACATACAATAAATCGAATTCATCCTCTGTTGGATGGCTCGATTTTATTACTGTAAACGCTCGACAAAAACTAATCTACCAAAGTTCACAATTGATGTTTCGCGATTCAAAATCGGTTGGAACAGGAAATGTCTCTCAGTTCAATATCCTGAATGCTAATCAAAGCATAAAGATATGGGATGTGAGTAACATTAATGCATCAAAACAGATATCAACATTGCTATCAGGGAGTAGTCTCTCCTTCAAACAAACTACTGATAGTTTAAAACAATTCATCTTATTTGAACCGAATAACGCGTTTTCAGTAAAATTCATTGGTAATGTTACCAACCAGAATTTGCACGGGTTAAACCAACCCGATATGGTAATAGTTACTCATTCAAATTTTATTTCACAGGCAAAAGAACTTGCAAGCATTCATCAGGAAAAGGATGGGTTAAGCGTTGCCGTTGTAACCAACGAAGAGGTTTACAACGAGTTTTCATCGGGCAACCCTGATGTTTGCGCCATTAGAAACCTGATGCGGATGTTATACCAGCGAGCTAGTAACGATAACGAATATCCCAGATACCTTCTACTATTTGGTGATGGTTCGTACGATAACCTTTCCACCAAAAGCAATAACACCAATTTTATACTCACGTACCAATCCGATAGGTCAATAAATCAAACCCAATCCTACGTTACCGATGACTTCTTTGGATTGCTCGATGAAAACGAAGGTGAAGCCAGCGGCTTGCTTGATATTGGGATTGGTAGGTTTCCAGTAAAAACAACCGAAGAGGCAGATCTTGTCCTAGAAAAGATTAAGCAATATGTAAGTACTGATAATATTGGCGATTGGCAAAGTAAACTTTGCTTTATAGGGGATGATGAGGATAACAATACTCATATTCAGGATGCAAACACCCTTGCCGACTATATTAGTACAAATCATCAGGAGTATAACGTTCAAAAAATCTTCCTTGATGCATACAAGCAGGAAATAACATCGGCAGGAGCTAGTTACCCCGATGTTACCAACGCTATAAATAACACCATAAATAATGGGACATTGCTTGTAAACTACACAGGACATGGAAATGAAAGATGGTTTGCACACGAAAAAGTAATAATGCTCGATGACGTTAAGTCCTGGAAAAACTTTAATAGTTTATCACTTTTTATTACCGCTAGCTGCGAAATTAGTCGGTTCGATGATTATAACTTAACATCAACAGGAGAATGGATACTGCTATCGCCCAATGGAGGAGGAATTGCCCTACTATCCACTACTCGCGTTGTTTATTCAAATCCAAACTATGTTTTAAACTATAACTTCCTAAAAAACCTATTCGTTAGAAACAGCACAGATAATTCTTACTACGCTCTTGGCGATTTGGTTAAAATCACCAAAAATCTATCGGGAACGGGTTACAATAAAAGGAATTTTTCACTGCTAGGTGATCCAGCACTCAAACTTCGCAATCCAAGCTATAAAGCCGAGTTGATGGAGATAAACGGTAAGCCTTTAAGCGAACCTCTGGATACATTAAAAGCATTAAGCGAGGTAAGTCTTACTGGTAGTATTGTTGACTTTGAAGGAAATGCTGCAAATGATTTCAACGGAACACTCACCGTAACCCTATTTGATAAGGCTAAAAGTATAACTACGCTGGCCAACGATGCCACAAGCTACCCAATGACCTTTTCATCAAGAGAAAATATACTATACAAAGGAAACGCCACCGTTGAAAACGGGCAGTTTGCTATAAACTTTATACTACCCAAAGATATCAACTATCAGTACGGGAATGGTCGAATAAGTCTTTTTGCCACAAACCAATCAGAAACCGCCACGGGAAGTAACGAGTCAATAATAGTTGGAGGCATAAGCGACAACGCTGCAGAAGATAATATTGGTCCCAAGATTGAAATATACCTGAACGATGAAAATTTTACCGATGGAGGGATTTGCGATCCCAACCCAAAGTTTTTAATAAAACTATACGATGAAAGTGGAATTAACACAACAGGAATTGGCATTGGACATGACTTAACCGCAACACTATCCTCAACCGATGAGGATGATCAGAAATTCACCCTAAACAACTACTACCAATCCGAAACCAACGATTTTACAAGGGGAACCGTTGAGTACCAGTTATCGAACCTTTCCGAAGGGGTTAAAACGCTAAAAGTAAAGGCTTGGGATATTTATAACAACAGCTCCGAGGCCGAAATCTCGTTCAACGTTACATCGGGCAACAAATTAATAATTAAAAATTTTTACAGCTACCCTAATCCTTTTAGGGACAATACATCAATGTACTTTGAGCATAACCAGCCCGATGCCAGTTTTAATGTTGAGATCCAAATTTATAACCTTGCTGGAATGCTCGTTCAAAAACTATTTTACAACGAGCAGAATAGCGGAAACTACAGGATTGGCCCTATTACCTGGGATGGCATAAACTATAATGGTAGTAAATTAGGCCGAGGAATGTACATCTGTAAGCTGATAGTAAAATCCTCAAGTGGAGATTCTGCACATCTTCAGCAAAAACTTATTATAATGAAGTAA
- the porV gene encoding hypothetical protein — protein MFRKLLTITTFVGLLVFSNIAKGQFDDDVSLTGSLNALKVAVPFLTIAPDSRSSAMGDVGAATSPDVNSQHWNSAKFPFIEKKWGAAYSYTPWLRNLVSDINLSYLTGFYKIDDMQAISGSLLYFSMGDITFTSATSAEPVTIFSPNELSIDFGYSRKFSSSISGGLAFRYIRSDLTGGFTQQGSSTSKAGTSFAADVAMYYQHPVRIDGKNGEMAFGLNISNIGSKLSYNDDAIKDFIPINLRLGGRVSMDIDQYNSFSFALDGNKLLVPTPPYYDDNGNIIAGEDPNVPIVQGMLQSFYDAPGGMDEEIKEISIATGVEYWYAKQFAIRAGYFYENKDKGNRKYFTVGAGLKYNILNIDFSYLIPTGGFNSPMANTLRFSLSLDFDPVRGKSKKK, from the coding sequence ATGTTTAGGAAATTATTAACAATCACAACCTTTGTAGGTCTTTTAGTTTTCTCTAATATTGCAAAAGGACAGTTTGACGATGATGTTTCTCTCACAGGAAGTCTTAATGCACTAAAAGTTGCTGTGCCTTTTTTAACTATAGCACCAGATTCTAGGTCAAGTGCAATGGGTGATGTTGGTGCTGCAACTTCACCCGATGTAAACTCTCAACACTGGAATTCAGCAAAATTTCCATTTATAGAGAAGAAATGGGGTGCAGCATACTCCTATACACCTTGGTTAAGAAATTTAGTTAGTGATATTAATCTTTCCTATTTAACAGGATTCTATAAAATAGACGACATGCAAGCAATTAGTGGTTCATTGCTTTATTTTTCGATGGGGGATATTACTTTTACATCAGCAACATCTGCTGAACCTGTAACAATATTTAGTCCGAATGAACTATCCATTGATTTTGGTTACTCCCGTAAATTCTCAAGCAGTATTTCAGGAGGTTTAGCGTTTCGCTACATTAGATCCGATCTAACGGGGGGATTTACACAGCAAGGTTCATCAACCTCAAAGGCAGGAACCTCTTTTGCTGCCGATGTTGCCATGTACTACCAGCACCCCGTTAGGATTGATGGGAAAAACGGGGAGATGGCCTTTGGGTTAAATATCTCTAACATTGGATCCAAGCTATCCTATAACGATGATGCTATTAAGGACTTTATTCCTATAAATCTGCGACTTGGAGGTAGAGTTTCAATGGATATAGATCAGTACAACTCCTTCTCGTTTGCGCTCGATGGCAATAAGCTGCTTGTTCCAACCCCTCCATACTACGATGATAATGGTAATATCATTGCAGGAGAAGATCCAAACGTTCCAATAGTACAGGGAATGCTTCAATCGTTCTACGACGCACCGGGCGGCATGGACGAAGAGATTAAGGAGATTTCCATTGCTACGGGTGTTGAATACTGGTATGCAAAGCAATTCGCCATTAGAGCTGGATATTTCTATGAGAATAAGGACAAAGGGAATCGAAAATACTTTACGGTTGGCGCTGGATTGAAGTACAATATCTTAAATATCGACTTTTCGTACTTAATTCCAACAGGTGGTTTTAACAGCCCAATGGCTAACACGTTAAGATTCTCATTATCCTTAGATTTTGATCCAGTAAGAGGAAAAAGCAAGAAAAAATAA
- the ispF gene encoding 2-C-methyl-D-erythritol 2,4-cyclodiphosphate synthase, whose translation MKIKVGFGYDVHKLEEGYQFWLGGIQINHTKGSVGHSDGDTLIHAICDAMLGAANLRDIGYQFPDNDPSLKGIDSKILLRNTLELIKGKGYRIGNIDSTICLQRPKVKDYIPEMQKTLAGVLEILEEDVAIKATTTENLGFTGREEGVAAYAVVLLEKE comes from the coding sequence ATGAAGATAAAGGTTGGATTTGGCTACGACGTTCATAAACTGGAGGAAGGCTACCAGTTCTGGCTTGGTGGTATTCAAATAAATCACACCAAAGGTTCGGTAGGGCATTCCGATGGCGACACCCTTATTCACGCCATCTGCGATGCCATGCTGGGTGCCGCAAATCTCCGTGACATTGGCTACCAATTCCCGGACAACGATCCTTCGCTAAAGGGAATAGATAGTAAAATATTGCTCAGAAATACATTAGAACTCATTAAAGGCAAAGGCTATCGTATTGGGAATATTGATTCCACTATTTGCCTCCAACGCCCCAAGGTAAAGGATTATATTCCGGAAATGCAGAAAACCCTTGCTGGTGTTCTTGAAATACTGGAAGAGGATGTTGCAATTAAAGCTACAACCACCGAAAATTTAGGTTTTACAGGACGAGAAGAGGGAGTTGCTGCTTATGCCGTGGTTCTGCTCGAAAAAGAATAA
- a CDS encoding CoA-binding protein, translating into MNTSSPEKFRTLVLGASNREGRFSYLAIKSLVKNEVEVIAIGARSGNVDGVDITTDKVELNDVHTVTLYLNAKNQSSYIDYILSLKPKRIIFNPGTENPELLTKARESGIEVLFNCTLVMLNNGSYFR; encoded by the coding sequence ATGAATACTAGTAGTCCCGAAAAATTTAGGACTTTAGTCCTTGGCGCAAGCAATAGAGAAGGAAGGTTCTCATATCTCGCCATTAAAAGTTTGGTTAAAAATGAGGTTGAGGTTATTGCTATTGGAGCAAGATCAGGGAACGTTGATGGCGTTGATATTACTACCGATAAAGTAGAACTGAATGATGTGCATACCGTAACGCTATACCTAAATGCCAAGAATCAATCATCATACATCGACTACATTCTGAGCCTAAAACCCAAGCGCATTATTTTCAATCCAGGAACCGAAAACCCAGAACTCCTTACCAAGGCTCGAGAAAGCGGCATTGAGGTTCTGTTTAACTGCACATTGGTAATGCTTAATAACGGAAGTTATTTTAGATGA
- the hutU gene encoding urocanate hydratase — translation MTREEFQKQILQGIPDNIPAAKPWDPSVNHAPKRKKILTFDEKKLAVKNALRYFPPKHHAVLAEDFAKELNEYGRIYMYRYRPDYKIYARNIYDFPHKSIQAASIMLMLSNNLDYAVAQHPHELITYGGNGAVFQNWAQYLLAMKYLAEMTDEQTLVLYSGHPMGLFPSHKDAPRVVVTNGMMIPNYSSKDDWERYNALGVTQYGQMTAGSFMYIGPQGIVHGTTITVMNAGRKMLKPGETDLRGKIFVSSGLGGMSGAQPKAAVIAGVVGVVAEVNPKAVEVRHKQGWVDEVFTSLDEMIPRIREASANKEAVSLAYHGNIVDLWERLEKENVPVDLGSDQTSLHNPFAGGYYPAGLTFEESNRMMAENPELFKEKVYESLRRHVKAVNAMAARGMYFFDYGNAFLLESSRAGADILKPNGDFIYPSYVQDIMGPMFFDYGFGPFRWVCTSSDPADLAKSDAIAIEVLENIAKTAPSEIQGQLHDNIHWIREAGQNKLVVGSQARILYADSEGRTKIAEAFNNAIRDKKISAPIVLGRDHHDVSGTDSPYRETSNIYDGSRYTADMAIHNVIGDSFRGATWVSIHNGGGVGWGEVMNGGFGMTLDGTPEADRRLKMMLLWDVNNGIARRSWARNKEAIFAIKREMERTPTLKVTIPNIADDSIIDKVVKD, via the coding sequence ATGACACGCGAAGAGTTTCAAAAACAAATACTACAGGGTATTCCCGATAATATACCTGCAGCAAAACCATGGGATCCTTCGGTTAACCATGCCCCAAAACGTAAGAAGATTTTAACTTTCGACGAAAAAAAATTGGCCGTTAAAAACGCGCTACGCTATTTTCCGCCAAAGCATCATGCCGTTTTGGCAGAGGATTTTGCAAAAGAGCTTAACGAGTATGGCAGAATATACATGTACCGCTATCGTCCCGATTATAAAATTTACGCTCGTAATATTTACGATTTTCCACATAAATCCATTCAGGCTGCATCAATTATGTTGATGTTGAGCAATAATTTGGATTATGCAGTTGCACAGCATCCCCATGAGTTGATTACTTATGGGGGCAACGGTGCTGTTTTCCAGAACTGGGCACAGTACCTGCTAGCCATGAAGTATTTGGCCGAAATGACCGATGAGCAAACCTTGGTTTTATACTCTGGTCATCCAATGGGCCTTTTCCCATCGCACAAGGATGCTCCTAGGGTAGTTGTAACCAATGGAATGATGATTCCAAACTATTCGAGCAAGGACGATTGGGAGCGCTATAATGCATTAGGCGTAACCCAGTATGGTCAAATGACCGCTGGATCGTTCATGTATATTGGCCCTCAGGGAATTGTGCATGGTACAACAATTACAGTTATGAATGCTGGCCGTAAAATGTTAAAGCCCGGCGAAACCGATTTACGCGGAAAAATATTTGTATCGTCAGGATTGGGCGGAATGTCTGGCGCTCAGCCTAAGGCTGCTGTTATTGCTGGTGTTGTTGGTGTAGTTGCTGAGGTTAATCCCAAAGCGGTGGAGGTACGCCATAAGCAGGGTTGGGTTGATGAGGTGTTTACTAGTCTTGATGAAATGATCCCTCGAATTCGGGAGGCTTCGGCCAATAAGGAGGCTGTTTCGTTAGCGTATCATGGAAATATTGTTGACTTGTGGGAGAGGCTTGAAAAGGAAAACGTACCAGTAGATTTGGGTAGTGACCAAACCTCATTGCACAATCCTTTTGCTGGTGGCTATTATCCTGCCGGATTAACTTTTGAGGAGTCGAATAGGATGATGGCTGAGAACCCTGAACTTTTCAAGGAAAAGGTTTACGAAAGTTTACGCCGTCATGTAAAAGCTGTTAATGCAATGGCTGCCCGTGGAATGTACTTCTTCGATTATGGTAATGCATTCCTTCTTGAGAGCAGCAGGGCAGGGGCTGACATTTTGAAGCCTAATGGCGATTTCATTTATCCATCGTACGTTCAGGATATCATGGGGCCAATGTTTTTCGATTATGGATTTGGTCCATTCCGCTGGGTTTGCACATCATCGGATCCTGCCGATCTTGCAAAATCCGATGCGATTGCAATTGAGGTGCTAGAGAATATTGCTAAAACTGCACCTTCCGAAATTCAGGGACAGCTGCATGATAATATCCATTGGATCCGCGAGGCTGGCCAAAACAAGTTAGTTGTTGGTTCGCAGGCACGTATTCTTTATGCCGATTCCGAGGGTCGTACTAAAATTGCAGAGGCGTTTAATAATGCAATTCGCGATAAAAAGATTTCTGCTCCAATTGTGCTTGGTCGTGACCATCACGATGTATCGGGAACTGATTCACCATACCGCGAAACCTCGAATATCTATGATGGATCGCGCTATACTGCCGATATGGCTATTCATAATGTGATTGGCGATTCGTTCCGTGGTGCTACATGGGTATCGATACATAACGGAGGCGGTGTTGGTTGGGGAGAAGTTATGAACGGTGGCTTTGGAATGACACTGGATGGAACACCTGAGGCTGATCGTAGATTGAAGATGATGCTGCTATGGGATGTTAATAATGGAATTGCCCGTCGGAGCTGGGCTCGTAATAAGGAGGCTATTTTTGCTATTAAGCGTGAGATGGAGCGTACTCCTACGCTTAAGGTTACAATTCCAAATATTGCCGATGATAGTATTATTGATAAAGTAGTGAAGGATTAA
- a CDS encoding acetyltransferase encodes MSDNILENGVVKLRAPEPADIELLYSWENNIEIWKVSNTITPFSRYVLKKYIETAHLDIWETKQLRLIIEAKNQSSLMNVPVGLIDIFDFDPYHLRAGLGILIANTEYRQKGYAAEALGLLIQYSFEVIQLNQLYCNISADNTISFQLFKSKGFQEIGIKKAWLKTRNGWEDEVMLQLLNPKPRLPKS; translated from the coding sequence ATGAGCGATAATATTCTGGAAAACGGCGTGGTAAAACTCCGCGCCCCTGAACCAGCGGATATTGAACTACTCTATTCATGGGAGAATAACATAGAGATTTGGAAAGTAAGTAACACCATTACCCCATTTTCTCGCTATGTTCTTAAAAAATACATCGAAACGGCACACTTAGATATTTGGGAAACAAAACAGTTAAGGTTGATCATAGAGGCTAAAAATCAAAGTTCGTTGATGAACGTTCCCGTTGGGTTGATTGATATTTTTGATTTTGACCCTTACCATCTTCGGGCGGGACTTGGAATTCTGATAGCTAATACGGAGTATCGGCAAAAGGGGTATGCAGCAGAAGCTTTGGGTCTACTAATTCAATATAGCTTTGAAGTCATTCAACTCAACCAGCTATACTGCAACATTTCAGCCGACAACACAATAAGTTTTCAACTCTTTAAGAGCAAGGGATTCCAAGAAATTGGTATTAAAAAAGCCTGGTTGAAAACCCGAAATGGATGGGAAGATGAGGTCATGCTTCAACTTTTAAACCCCAAACCCAGGCTTCCTAAAAGCTAG
- a CDS encoding selenocysteine lyase: protein MSSLEKYFEKFRNNIVGIDATYKTCYGEHKLIYADWIASGRLYRPIEDKMLNIFGSMVANTHTESSYTGKFMTDAYHFALKEIKRHVNAGSEDVIVTSGFGMTSSINKFQRLLGLKNRSFVFENPKDRPVVFVTHMEHHSNQTSWYETIAEVVVVEPDSGLVVSADKLREVVKKYSDRPMKIGSFTACSNVTGIKTPYHELAKVMHEEGGLCFVDFAASAPYVEINMHPADPLMKLDAIFFSPHKFLGGPGASGVLIFNSHLYKNRVPDHPGGGTVDWTNPWGEYKYIDDIERREDGGTPGFLQAIRTAFAIRLKEQMGVANIQKREEELVELAFEKTKGILGLHILAEDCKNRIGAISFYMDNIHYNLIVTLLSERYGIQMRGGCVCAGTYGHFLLNVSKEQSHKITDMINHGDLSEKPGWVRWSIHPTTTNAEVEFIANALADIAKNANVWKDEYSYCKHSNEFCNKNPEAKKFWTPVQEHFSLD from the coding sequence ATAAGTTAATTTATGCCGATTGGATTGCTAGTGGAAGGCTATACCGTCCAATTGAGGATAAAATGCTCAATATATTCGGGTCAATGGTTGCTAACACCCACACGGAGAGTAGTTATACCGGGAAATTCATGACCGATGCATACCATTTTGCGTTGAAAGAGATTAAACGGCACGTTAATGCTGGATCCGAGGATGTTATTGTGACGTCTGGCTTTGGGATGACTTCGTCAATTAATAAGTTTCAGCGTCTTTTGGGGCTTAAAAACCGCAGTTTTGTGTTCGAAAATCCGAAGGATCGGCCTGTTGTGTTTGTAACACATATGGAGCATCACTCAAATCAAACATCTTGGTATGAAACAATTGCTGAAGTTGTGGTGGTTGAGCCCGATAGTGGGCTGGTGGTTTCGGCCGATAAGTTACGTGAGGTGGTAAAGAAATATAGTGATAGACCTATGAAAATAGGATCTTTTACTGCTTGCAGCAATGTAACAGGAATTAAAACTCCCTATCATGAGCTTGCTAAGGTTATGCACGAGGAGGGTGGCTTATGCTTTGTTGATTTCGCTGCATCAGCACCATATGTTGAGATTAATATGCATCCTGCAGATCCATTAATGAAGCTTGATGCTATTTTCTTTTCGCCGCACAAATTCTTAGGAGGACCTGGTGCATCGGGAGTGCTTATTTTTAACTCGCATTTATATAAAAATCGTGTTCCCGATCATCCCGGTGGTGGAACTGTGGATTGGACAAACCCTTGGGGCGAGTATAAGTATATTGACGATATCGAACGCAGAGAGGATGGCGGAACTCCAGGTTTCCTTCAGGCAATTAGAACGGCCTTTGCAATAAGGCTTAAGGAGCAAATGGGCGTGGCGAATATTCAAAAACGTGAGGAAGAATTGGTAGAATTGGCATTCGAGAAAACCAAAGGAATCCTTGGCCTCCACATTCTTGCCGAGGATTGCAAGAATAGGATAGGGGCAATATCCTTCTACATGGATAATATTCACTACAACCTTATAGTAACCCTTCTGAGTGAACGGTACGGAATACAGATGCGTGGTGGTTGTGTATGCGCTGGAACCTATGGCCATTTTCTATTGAATGTTTCAAAGGAGCAATCGCATAAGATTACCGATATGATTAATCATGGCGATTTATCCGAAAAACCAGGCTGGGTTCGTTGGTCAATACATCCTACAACAACCAATGCTGAGGTGGAGTTCATTGCGAATGCATTGGCCGATATTGCCAAAAATGCTAATGTGTGGAAGGATGAGTACTCGTACTGCAAGCATTCTAACGAATTTTGCAATAAGAATCCTGAGGCAAAGAAGTTCTGGACTCCGGTTCAGGAGCACTTTAGTTTAGATTAA